The DNA window TTTGCGTATAAGAGGAGGCGATGATCCGACTGGACTGTCTGATCTGCCATCACCAATAAGTTGACGAGACTCAAGACATTGTCCTATATCCTGCATCTGCCTGCTTATATATAGCTCTGTCTATCCCTTGGCTTGTTCAATCCATCTCTATTACCATCTCTCTTGTTCCAATTCATCTCTCTATTACCACGAAGAGTCTGAAGCTATCCATCACACCTCCATCACacctccatcaccaccaccaccaccaccaccaccatgtTGAGCCTCTTGTCTACTCTCCTCCTCGTTGGCTCGGCCCTGGCCCTGCCCTCTCGCGTCGTGCCTCGAGATGCCGACACCTCCTATCCCCCGCCtcccgccaccaccgccacggGATGCACCGCCAGCTCGACAAAGGTCTCCAAGTGGACTGTCGACGACTTCGACTTCCACGCCTCGTACACCTTCTCGACGCCCGCCCACCAGAACTCGTGGGGCTACGTCAACTTCACGCTGAGCAACCCGGCGCTCGGCTACACGCCCGTCTGCAGCGCGGCCTCGGACCAGCTCTCCGACTTCTTCTACGGCAACTTTGTCTACAACTGCGAGGTGcccgcctccgccgccgccgacaagGCCACCTTCACCTTTGCGCGGCCCACCAACAGCCTCGCCATCAACCAGACGTGGCACTGCGCCGACGAGGGCAGCCGCTTCACGGCCCAGGGCGGCGTCCAGCTGAATCTGACCTGCAGCGACACCACCTGGCAGAACCCCAACTGGCAGCCCGGCCAGATCTACTCGCAGCGTACCGTCACCTGCGGCAAGGTCACCGCCCCTGCGACGATTGAGGAGATGAGCGCTGTTCTGTAGGACAGAAACAGCACCATGTTCCCGCCGGCGCAGAGGACCATATCGGCCATCCGTCACGTTTTGATGAGGAAAAGCATGCATAAGACGAGGGTTTCGAGCGTGAAGATGAATGGGACATATTACTACATATAGGTAATGTTTCTTTGGAAAAGAGGGGATATATGACATGGTACTTTGTTACTTGCGAGGAGTTTCTTGTCGATTTTATTATGTTTTTTTACGACTGTGAGCGAGTCACTCCTTTGATGATCAACGACATTCTTTTACAATAATGATAATGGGGAAAACTTACTGGGTTGGGTAATTAGAGCAGGGGTGGGATTCATGAGATGGCAAAACCTGCCTGTACCATAGTACACAACGTACATATAATGTGAAATTGATTCAAAGACGCTGCCGATGAGTAATGGGATGTGATCAAGT is part of the Trichoderma atroviride chromosome 1, complete sequence genome and encodes:
- a CDS encoding uncharacterized protein (EggNog:ENOG41~SECRETED:SignalP(1-16)) — protein: MLSLLSTLLLVGSALALPSRVVPRDADTSYPPPPATTATGCTASSTKVSKWTVDDFDFHASYTFSTPAHQNSWGYVNFTLSNPALGYTPVCSAASDQLSDFFYGNFVYNCEVPASAAADKATFTFARPTNSLAINQTWHCADEGSRFTAQGGVQLNLTCSDTTWQNPNWQPGQIYSQRTVTCGKVTAPATIEEMSAVL